A region from the Lolium perenne isolate Kyuss_39 chromosome 4, Kyuss_2.0, whole genome shotgun sequence genome encodes:
- the LOC127295766 gene encoding uncharacterized protein At5g01610: MDEIMNKMGSYWLGQKANKEMSSAGDDLESLSTSVGDGAKWLVNKMKGKMQKPLAELLKEHDLPVGLFPREATNYEFDPETRRLTVHIPAVCEVGYRDGSELRFDTMVAGTLDKGSLAAVEGLKAKVLVWARVTAVKADAAKVYFAVGINKSRSREAYEVVRGAITVDKF; the protein is encoded by the exons ATGGATGAGATCATGAACAAGATGGGCTCCTACTGGTTGGGGCAGAAGGCCAACAAGGAGATGTCGTCGGCCGGCGACGACCTCGAG TCGCTCTCGACCAGCGTCGGGGACGGGGCGAAATGGCTGGTGAACAAGATGAAAGGCAAGATGCAGAAGCCGCTGGCGGAGCTGCTCAAGGAGCACGACCTGCCGGTAGGGCTGTTCCCGCGGGAGGCGACCAACTACGAGTTCGACCCGGAGACGCGGCGCCTGACGGTGCACATCCCGGCCGTCTGCGAGGTCGGCTACAGGGACGGCTCCGAGCTGCGCTTcgacaccatggtggccggcacgCTGGACAAGGGCAGCCTGGCGGCGGTGGAGGGCCTCAAGGCCAAGGTGCTCGTCTGGGCCAGGGTCACCGCCGTCAAGGCCGACGCCGCCAAGGTCTACTTCGCCGTGGGCATCAACAAGTCGCGCAGCCGCGAGGCCTACGAGGTCGTCAGGGGCGCCATCACCGTCGACAAGTTCTAG